The nucleotide sequence TCAGCACCCTATCCAGCCCCGGAGCCGGCCCCCTCAGGCGGTGAGCTGCGCGGGCAGCGGCCCGGTGTGCGCCACGATCAGGCCCGACACCGCTCGGGTCAGCGTGACGTACAGCCGCCGCAGGCCGGTGCGTTCGTCGGGCTCGCCGTCGACCACGGCCCGCGGCTCGTCCAGGACCACGTAGTCGTACTCCAGGCCCTTGGCGAGCGAGGCCGGGACCAGGGTCAGCCGGGTCTGCTCGGTGGTCTCCTCGCCCGGTGCGAGGAAGCCGATCCCGGCCGCCGTCAGCGCGTCGGCGAGCGCGGGCACGCGGGCGTCGGCGGCGATCAGACCGGTCGAGCCCTCGTGGCGCAGCAACTCCTCGCAGGCGGCCACCACTTCGGTGTCGCCGTCGATCGCGCGCACCTCGAAGAAGCCGGGGTTCTCGCGGACGGAGGCGACCGGGGTCAGGCCGGGGGCGATGTGGGGGAGCAGCCGGGAGGCGTAGGTGATCACGTCCGTGGGGACGCGGAAACCTGCCGTCAGCTCCTCGATCACCCCGTCGCCCTTGCCGAGATGGGCCAGCGCCTCGTCCCAGCTCCGGGTGGCCCAGGGGGTGGTGCCCTGCGCCAGGTCGCCCAGGACGGTCGCGCTGCCGGTGGTGCAGCGGCGGCCGACCGCGCGGTACTGCATGGGGGACAGGTCCTGTGCCTCGTCCAGCACCACATGGCCCAGCGAGTGCGTGCGCTGGATCAGATCGGCCGCCTCGTCCACCAGCACCGCGTCCGCCACGGACCACTTGGCCGACTTCACGCTGCGCGCCGGCTTGTCCCAGAGCACGGCCTTCTGCTCGTCCTCGTCCAGGATCCCGGCCGCGTGCTCGGCGAGGAACTCCTCGTCGGACAGCAGCCGCAGCACCAGCTTGGCCGGGTCGGCGGGCGGCCAGACGACCTTCACGGCCGCCTTGACCGCGCTGTTGCGCGCGACCGCGTCCTGCACCCGGTCGTCCGGCGCCTCCCCGGACCGCTCCATCTGCACCAGCACCGCGTGCGCGATCCGCTGCGGCAGCGCCTCGCGGGCGGCGCCGTACCGGATCTCCCGCTTCAGCAACTCGCGGACGATCTCCTCCAGTTCGTACGCCGGGACGCGCCAGCGCCGCGAGCCGCGCACCACCACGACCGGCTCGGTGGGCATCGTCACCTGCGCGTACAGCGCCCGGCGCAGTACCTCCGCCATCCGGGCGTCGCCCTTGAGCACGGCGGCGCCCGCCTCGTCCGTGCCGCGCACCTCCACATGCGCCACCAGATCGTCCACGGTGGCCTGCCGCACGCTCAACTCGCCCAGCGCGGGCAGGACCTGCTCGATGTAGTGGAGGAAGGACCGGTTCGGCCCGATGACCAGGGTGCCGGTGCGGGCGAGCCGCTCCCGGTGGGCGTAGAGCAGGTAGGCGACGCGGTGCAGACCGACCGCCGTCTTGCCCGTACCGGGGCCTCCCTGCACACAGACGGTGCCGCCGAGCCCACTGCGGACGATCTCGTCCTGCTCGGGCTGGATGGTGGCGACGATGTCGCGCATGGGGCCGACGCGCGGCCGCTCGATCTCCTGCTGGAGCAGCTTGCTGGTGGCCACGGCCTCCGCCGGGTCCGAGAGGTGCTCGTCCTCGTACGCGGTCAGCTCGCCGCCGGTGTAGCCGAAGCGGCGGCGCAGCCCGACGTCCATCGGGTCCTTCCTGGACGCCCGGTAGAAGGGCTGGGAGACCGGGGCGCGCCAGTCGATGACCATGGGGTCGCCGTCCGCGTCGTGCACGTGCCGCCGCCCGATGTAGAACCGCTCGCCCTCCGCGCCCTCCGCCTGGTCGGCCCCCGGCGCGTGCAGGTAGTCGAGCCGGCCGAAGAACAGCGGGGTGTCGCTGAGGTCGGCCAGCGCCTTGATCCGGTCGTCGATCTGGCGGGCGAGGATCGTGGCGTTCACCCAGTTCGCGGTGACGTCCTTGATGTCCAGCGCCTCCACGTCCTCCCGCATGGCGCGCAGGGCGGACCGGGATTCGGCGAGGTGGGTGCGCTCGCGGGTCAGGGGGGCGCGGGGGTCGTCGAGCGGGTCGGGCGCGGTCGCGGACAAGGGAGTGCCTCCGGTTGAACCTGCTGCGTGGTCACGAGGCCGGATACGGCCTGGGGGTGCCGTCCGGTTACCGGCCGGGCGGCGGCACTCCGAGGGGAGGCGGGCAAGAGCGGAGATTGTAGGCGGGGCTGGCGGGGCGAGGCCAATGTTTTTCCCCTCGCGGCCTAATATCGCCGGGAGGCGAATCGCGGTCGAACTGACGTCCTTGTGCGGTTGATCATTCACGCCATACGTTCGACGTCATGTCCATGACGCGTAGAAGTATTCTCCGGGGTATCGCCGCCGCGCCCTTCGTCGGAGTGGCCGGCACCGTCCTCGCGCCCGGCACCGCCCAGGCCGCCACGATCGACCCCGCCCAGTTCGCCCTGACCACCCGTACGGGCAACTCCTACGGGGAGTTCGCCGCCCTGAACGCGGGCCTGGCGACCAAGCTGACCTCGGTCGACGCCACCGCCGTCCTCGCCGACACCAACCGCAAGGCCACCCGCCTCACCAGCGCCCCCGGCACGTCCGAGGCGTTCGAGGCCGGCTTCACCTGGGACAGCGGCGACCAGGCCGTCGACTACTGGATCCCGCAGGGGGTCACCACCAGCGCCGACGCGTACGGCAACGGTGTCTACCCCGAGGGCGGCAGCGACAAGGCCGTCCTGGTCTCCTGGTACTTCGAGACCAACCCGGACGGCACCGGAGCCGACGACTACCCCCTGGACAAGGGGCTGCGGCTCACCTTCGTCAACTACAACTCCGCCTCCGCGCCCACCTACCGCCATGTGCTGCTGGTCGAGCCGGTGAAGACCGCCACCGGCGAGTTCTCCTTCAACCCCATACGCAAGCACGCCGGCGGCATCCTCTGGTACGGCAACCTGCTGTACGTCGTCGACACCTTCAAGGGGCTGAGGGTCTTCGACCTCGACACCCTCTTCCAGGTCGACACCACGCAGCAGGACTCGTGCGGCCTGGTCGACGGCGCCTACTACGGCTACGGCTATTCCTACGTGCTCCCGCAGAGCGGTGCCTACGACAACTCCGGGAAGTACCTGCGCTACTCGGCGATCGGCCTCGACCGCGCCAGCACGCCGGACAGCCTGGTGGTGAGCGAGTACTCCGAGGACGGCGCCGTCAGCTACACCGACGGCACCTTCAACGGCACGGGCGCGCCGACCACCACGCCCAAGGTGGTGCGCTGGAACCTCGACTACACCACCCGCAAGCCGTCCTCGGGCACGCCGAGCGAGGCGGTCACGGTGGCGCAGAAGAAGATCCAGGGCGTCGTCTCCCGCAGCAGCAAGCACTACCTGTCGGTCAGCAACGGCCCCTCCGGCGCGGGCGCGCTGCGCACCTTCACCTCGGGCGCCTCGGCCGCGAGCACGGTGTGCGACCTGGCCATCGGCTGCGAGGACCTGAGCTACCACAGCAGCGGCGCGTCGGGCTGGTCGTTCGCCGAGTCCGTGATCTGGAACCTCAGCGAGTACGCGGGGAAGCGGTACGTGTACGCGGTGCACGCGGACGGGTCGTAGCGCCTCCCCCGGTCGTGACGCTTTTCCCCTAGGGGGACCGGGCTGGTGGGCGTAGGGGCGGGCTCCACCCCCGGGTGTAGAGGAAGTGCTTTGAGAACCGACCCGTGGGTGTATTCCGGACTTATACCGGAAGTCTCACCATGGAGACATGAGCGCAGCAACCATCCACCCCGCCCCACCCCGCCCGTCCGGAGCCACCGCAGTGGCGGGCGGGGAACATCACCACGTCCTCGGTGAGGCCCTGCGCGCGATCAAGGTCTACGCGCAGGCCGCCTTCGGCGTGGTCATACTCGGCGAGTACGGCGAGGAGGCAGGCGTCCACCGCAGATACGGGGACGCCCTCGAGGACCCCTAGCCGGGCTCAGCCCTCCTTCGTCCCCTCCGCCAGGATCTCGTCGGCGTCGACGATCCGGTAGGCGTAGCCCTGCTCGGCCAGGAAGCGCTGGCGGTGGGCCGCGAAGTCCTGGTCGATGGTGTCGCGGGCGACGACCGAGTAGAAGTGCGCCCGGTGACCGTCCGACTTGGGCCGCAGCACGCGGCCGAGCCGCTGCGCCTCCTCCTGCCGGGAACCGAAGGTGCCGGACACCTGGATGGCGACCGTGGCCTCGGGCAGGTCGATGGAGAAGTTGGCGACCTTGGAGACGACCAGCACGCTGATCTCGCCCTCGCGGAAGGCGTCGAAGAGCTTCTCCCGCTGGGCGTTGGAGGTCTCGCCCTTGATCACGGGTGCGTTCAGATGCTCGCCCAGCTCGTCCAGTTGGTCGATGTACTGGCCGATGACGAGGATCTGCTGCCCGGCGAACCGGCGCACGATCGCCTCCGTGACCTTCCGCTTGGTCGCGGTGGTGGCACAGAAGCGGTACTTGTCCTCGCTCTCGGCGGTGGCGTAGGCGAGCCGCTCGGAGTCGGTGAGATTGACGCGGACCTCGACGCAGTCGGCGGGCGCGATGTAGCCCTGCGCCTCGATCTCCTTCCAGGGCGCGTCGAACCGCTTGGGCCCGATCAGGGAGAACACGTCGGACTCGCGGCCGTCCTCGCGCACCAGCGTCGCGGTCAGACCGAGGCGCCGGCGGGCCTGGAGATCGGCGGTGAACTTGAAGACGGGAGCGGGCAGCAGATGGACCTCGTCGTAGACGATCAGACCCCAGTCACGGGAGTCGAAGAGCTCCAGGTGCGGGTAGACACCCTTCCGGCGGGTGGTCAGCACCTGATAGGTCGCGATGGTGACCGGCCGGATCTCCTTCTTGGTGCCGCTGTACTCACCGATCTCGTCCTCGGTCAGCGAGGTGCGCTTCACCAGCTCGTGCTTCCACTGCCGGGCGGAGACGGTGTTGGTGACGAGGATCAGCGTGGTCGACCCGGCCTGCGCCATCGCCCCGGCGCCGACCAGCGTCTTGCCCGCGCCGCAGGGCAGCACCACGACACCGCTGCCGCCGTGCCAGAAGTTCTCCACGGCCTGCTTCTGGTAGGGGCGCAGCGCCCAGCCGTCCTCGCGCAGGTCGATCGGGTGCGCCTCGCCGTCCACGTATCCGGCGAGGTCCTCGGCGGGCCAGCCCAGCTTGAGCAGGGTCTGCTTGATCTGGCCGCGCTCGGAGGGGTGCACGGCGACGGTGTCCGGGTCGATCCGGTTGCCCACCAGCGGGGCGACCCGCTTGGAGCGCAGGATCTCCTCCAGCACCGGCCGGTCGGTGGTGGTGAGCACCAGCCCGTGCGCGGGGTGCTTGCTCAGCGTGAGTCTGCCGTACCGGTCCATGGTCTCGGCGATGTCGACGAGCAGCGCGTGCGGCACGGGATACCGGCTGTACTGCACCAGCGCGTCGACGACCTGCTCGGCGTCGTGCCCGGCGGCCCGCGCGTTCCACAGGCCCAGCGGGGTGAGCCGGTAGGTGTGGATGTGCTCGGGAGCCCGTTCCAGTTCCGCGAAGGGCGCGATGGCCCGACGGCATTCGTCGGCCCGCTCGTGGTCGACTTCCAGGAGCAGGGTTTTGTCTGACTGGACGATCAGCGGACCGTTCACCTGTGCCATCCTTCCGCGCGGCCAAACCTCCAGTGTGCCCGATGCGCGGCCGTAGGGGGCAGCCACAGGGCTCAGTCGTCCGCCAGCTCGGCCACTCCGGTGATGCGGTGCAGGGGGTAGGTGCGGACTTCGTCGGCGGTGTGGTCGTAGGCGGTGACGAAGCCGCCCTCGACCCTGATGGGGGCGACGACGCGCTGGCTGGCGGCGCCGTCGGCGTTGACGTAGCCGATCCATACGGCCTCGCCGGTCATGACGGCCGCCTGCATGGTGGCCAGGGTGTCGGCCGGGCTGGTGCGGGGCAGTTCGCCGCCGGTGACCTCGGGGCCGGTGGTCTTGCGCGGGGTGGTGGCGGCCAGGTCGCCGGCGCGGATGGCGCGGACGGCGGCCGTGAGCAGGACGCCGTCGGGCGAGGGCGGGCCCTCCGGCACCGGCTCGGGCGCGGTGCGCGGCGGGGTGCGGTGGGCGTCGGCGCGGGTGATCAGCACATCGCCCTGGGAGGACTCGGCGGCGGGCGCGTAGCCCAGCGCCCGCAGGCCCTCCAGCAGGGTGGCCGGGTCGCACGGCGCGGCCAGCACCGTCGGGGCGAGGCGGCGCAGCCGCAGGGCGGCGGCCCGCTTGTCGGCGATGATCTCGTTCAGCACGGCGTCGTCGTCGCAGCGGACGTACGCCGAGGCGACCCCCACCCGCAGATGCCCGTGCCTGCGGGCCACGTCGTCGATGAGGTACGCGAGCGGCTGCGGCACCGGGGTCCGGGAGTGCTGCGCGAGGAAGGCGTGCAGATCGGCCGCGGTCTGCCCGGCGTCCAGCGCGCGCCGTACGGAGGCGGGGGTGAACCGGTACACGGTCGCGCCGCCCTTGGACTCCACGTCCGCCAGCACCCCGAGGGTCTCGGCGAGCGGCCGCAGCAGGGGCCCGGGGGCCACGGCGGTGAGGTCGGCCTGGAGCAGGACGTGGTCGAGAGGTTCGGGCAGGAGCGGTGCGAGCAGGCCCACGGCGGTGGCGGTCGCCTGCCCGGTGGGGGTGAGGGGGCCCGTGTGGGCGGGGTGGTCGGCGGCGGGGGCGTCGCTCTCGCCGCCGGCCGTGGGGGCGTGGCCGTCGACGACCGCGTGGGTGGCGGGTCCGCCGCCGGGGTGCGGGGTGCCGTGTCCGGGGTCGGCGTCCTCGGCCGCCGCCATGCCCAGCAGGGCCCGGCCGTGGCTGGAGAGGGCGCCCCGGCCCGTCACCCCGAGGAGCTCCGCCTCGCTCAGGGTCCAGCGGGCCAGCCGGATACGCAGGTCCTCGGTGCCGTCGCGCTGGGGGGCGCGCAGCGGGCGTTCCCAGGTCAGCCGGGTCAGCACCGCGTCCGGCGCGGGGGCCACGCCCACGGGGAGTCCGGCCAGCAGGGTCAGCACCCGGTGCCGTACCTCGGGGGCGGCCGACCGGTCCAGGCCCGGACCGAGTGCGGAGAGCGCGCGGTCCTTGGCGTCCCGGCCGCCGACCAGCCCGGCCGTCCGGGTGGCCGCGAGCCACGCGGAGGCGAGGCGGCCCCAGCGCTCGGCGACGGGGCGCTCCATCCAGGTGTCGTAGGCGGGGGTGGGGGCGTAGCGCTCGTCGGCCGCGCCGTCGGAGGCGAGGAGACCGGCGGCGTAGGCCAGCTCGACCCAGAACGCGGCGAGCGGTTCGGGCGCGTCGAGGGCCACGGCGGCCCGCTTCAGGTCGCGCACGCTGAGGCCGCCGGCCCGCAGTACGGCCGGGCCGCCCTGGTCCCAGTGCTTCAGCAGTTCCTCGATGGTGGCGAGCGCGGTGTACGCCTGCCCGGCCGCCGTCGAGTCCACGATCCGCCGGCCATGGGCCACGGACGGCTCCACGGCGGGCGGCACCGGCTCGGGCACCCGGTGCGCGCGACCGCCGCGCAGGTGCAGCGCGACCTCGCGGGGCAGGACGACCGTGCCGGGCGCGGTCGGCAGCAGCAGGCCCCGGTCGAGCAGCCAGCGCAAGTGGGCGGCCGGGTCGGCGGTGACCTGGCCGTAGGGCGGCCCCCACATCAGCCGGGTCAGCACCTCGCGCGCGGCCTCCGGCGCCCCGGCGAGCAGCGCGGCCATCCGCTTCCGGTCGGTGAACAGACCGGTGAGCGCGGCGACGGCGGAGACCGGGTCGTGCGTGGAGGGCAGCCCGGCCGTGTTGACGATCTGCTGCACGCGCCCCGGCGACATCCCCGACGTCGCCTCCCGCACGGTCGGGCCGAGCCCGGTCGGGGAGGGGTGCTGCGGGGAGGGGGCGAGGAGTTCGCGGGCGGTGCGTACGAGGTGCAGCCGGTCGTCGTCGCCCCAGATCAGGGCCTGCCTGCGCAGGGCGGCGACGGTGGCGGGCAGCGCGGCGGTGACGGCCGGGTCGCCGTCGTCCCCGGCCAGCAGCTCGTGCAGGGCGTCGTAGGTCGCCGGGTCCGGGGCGATGGCGAGCGCCTGAGCGGTCTGGAGCGCGAAGCGGTCCAGGTGCTCCAGCGCGCGCAGCACCGAGGCACGGGTGCCCGCGCGGGTGGCGAGCTGGGTGAGGTCGGTGGGGACGGGCGCGATGAGGTCGGGTCGGTCGCGCAGCAGCGCGCCCAGCGAGGCGTCGTCCCGCGTACGGAGTGCCTCCGCCAGGGACCGGGGGGCTGAAGATGCCTCGGGGCTCATCTGACCCACGTTAGCGGCTGGGGCAAGCGGCGGCCGAGGGTCCTGGGGGCCGCTCCGCCCGCGTGGGCCGATTGGTGGCGGTCTGCGCTACCTTCTGGGCGGGGTTCCACCACCGTCGCCCCGGAGGGGTTTTCCGTTGGGGATCGAGAGTGATCAGGTCGTCTTCGAGTATCTGAGCCGCGTCGGGGACGTGGCGCAGCAGCGGCAGTTGCCGTCGTCCACACGGATGCGGCTGGTCTCCGAGCTGCGCAACGAGATCGACCGGCACCGGGCCAGAGCGACCGTGGACAGTCCTGCCGCCGTGCGCCGCATCCTGGACCAGTTGGGCAGCCCGGAGCACGTGGTGCGGGCGGTGGGCGGCAAGGGCGCGGTCCCGCAGCCGCCGCCCACGTCGGTGCCGGTGCAGCCGGAGGCCGCGAAGCCGGAGCGCAGGGCGAGGGGGCTCAAGGGGCTGCGTGCCGCCGTACCCCGGCCCCGCCCGGCCGAGCCACGGCCCGCCGTGCCCGCGGACGCGCCGTCCCCGCCGCATCTCGCCGCCGCGCACGAACTGGGTGAGTCGCTGACCCGGCCCGACTGGTGGCGGGTGGACGACGGGCCCTTCGGCGCGGCGGCCGCGGACTCGGTGCCGGGGTTCGTCGGCGGGGTGGAGATCCCCGAGATGCTGAGGCGGCCCCCGAAGGAGACGAAGGAGCGGGAGGAGGCCCGGCCGGAGGAAGCGGTCGCCGAACCCGTCGAGGCCGTCCCGCGCTCCCGTCTGCGCCGGCTCGTCCCGCTTCCCGCGGCCGGCTGGACCAACCCGCTCCTGCTGCTGGGCGCCGCCGCGCTGCTGGCCGGCGCGGTGCTGGGCAACTGGTTCGCGCTGATTCTCGGCTGGCTCATCGCCTACGGCTCCCGCCGTCTGACCCCGGCCGAGACCAAATGGGCGGTGCTGGTCCTGCCCGCCCTCGCCCTCGCCGCCGGTGTGACCTACCTCTGGGGCCGCAGCACCGGGCACTGGGGCACCCCGGTGCCCGAGGGGCACATGAGCGACGCCCTGGCGGTGACCTGGCCGTGGGTGGTGCGGGGAGCGGCGGTGAGTTCGGCGCTGTTCCTTCTCTGGCGGTCGCAGCGCAGGCGGTAGCGGGACCCGGCACCTTCCGCCCGGTCCCCCGCCCGGCACAATGGCGTCCATGCCCGCGCTTCCCGCCACGCCCGCGCCCACCGTCGGCTTCGACCTCGACATGACGCTCATCGACTCGCGGCCCGGTATCCGCGCCTGCTACCTCGCGCTGTCGGAGCGGACCGGGGTGTACGTGGACGCCGACCTCGTGGTGACGCGGCTGGGCCCGCCGCTGGCGGAGGAGCTGGTGAACTGGTTCCCGGCCGAGGACGTGCCCGCCGTGGCCGACCTGTACCGGGCGATGTACCCCGAGTACGCCATCGCGCCGACCCCCGCCCTGGCCGGTGCCCGCGAGGCCGTCGCCGCCGTCCGCGCCGCCGGGGGCCGGACCATGGTGGTCACCGCGAAGTACGAGCCCAACGCCAAGCTCCACCTCGCCCACCTGGGCATGGAGCCCGACGTGGTGGTCGGCGACCTGTGGGCCGAGGACAAGGCCCGCGCGCTGCGCGAGCACGGCGCCCACATATACGTCGGCGACCACACCGGCGACGTACGCGGTGCCCGTGCCGCTGAGGCCCTCTCGGTGGCGGTGGCCACGGGCCCGTGCGGCCCGGACGAACTCCGCGAGGCGGGCGCCGACGTGGTCCTCCCGGACCTGACCTCTTTCCCGGCCTGGCTGGACACCTACGTGACGTCGGCCTAGCGCCGCCGCCCCGGAACCCATCGACCAGGCGCGGGGGTACGTCAGCCGCGCCGACCCAAGGGGTGCGCGGACCCGCGCACCCGGAGACACAGCCGAGGTCAGCGCCTAACGCCCCCGCGCCTGCCGCCGCCCCGCCGCGACCGAGCGGAGCACTCCCGCGCCCGCCACCAGGAAGCCGACGGCCATGAGCATGCTCAGGCCGAACATGTACGTCGGAAAGGGCTCCGCGCCGAGGAACAGCGGGGCCACCGTGACCAGTGTTGCCACGGCGCCGAGGAAGAAGACGATGACTCCGGCGCGGATCAGTCCGTCACCGGGCCCGGCGGAATTCGTTTGGGTTTTGTCACGCACCGGACCAGGGTAGTTCCCAGCCCGAGAGAACAACCGGGGAGCACCTTGTCACCCGCCCGAAGACCATTAGCCTTGGTGTCGGCGGGTCGTGGTCGACCCGCCGCAGTGCTACACAGAGCCGTTTCCGAGCTTTTTCCGACGAGTACGAGGACGAGGACAGACGTGCCCACCGGCAAGGTCAAGTGGTTCAACAGCGAGAAGGGCTTCGGCTTCCTCTCCCGCGACGACGGCGGCGACGTCTTCGTCCATTCCTCGGTCCTGCCCGCCGGAGTCGAGGCGCTCAAGCCGGGACAGCGCGTGGAGTTCGGCGTCGTCGCCGGCCAGCGCGGTGACCAGGCGCTCTCCGTGACCGTGCTCGACCCGACCCCCTCCGTCGCCGCCGCCCAGCGCAAGAAGCCCGACGAGCTGGCCTCGATCGTGCAGGACCTGACGACCCTGCTGGAGAACATCACCCCGATGCTGGAGAAGGGCCGCTACCCCGAGCGCACCTCCGGCAAGAAGATCGCCGGTCTCCTGCGCGCCGTCGCGGACCAGCTCGACGTCTGACCCGCCCGTCCCTACGGGAACGCGAGCGCTCCGGGGCCGAGGGCCGGTACGAGGCCCTCGGCCGCCGCACGCGTCAGCAGGCCCCGGATCGCCGCGTACCCGTCCTCGCCGAGGTCGGCGGTGAACTCGTTGACGTACAGCCCGATGTGCTGGTCGGCGACGGCCGGGTCCATCTCCTGGGCGTGCTCCATGACGTAGGCGCGCGATGCCTCCGGGTCGTCCCAGGCGGCCCGGACGGAGGTCCGGATGGCGTCCGCGAGGCCCTGGAGGGTCTCGGCGCCCAGCGACCGCTTGGCGATGATCGCGCCGAGCGGGATCGGCAGGCCGGTGGTGCGCTCCCAGTGCTCGCCCATGTCCGCGAGCTTGTGCAGCCCGTACTCCTGGAAGGTGAAGCGGGCCTCGTGGATGACGAGTCCGGCGTCCACCTTGCCGTCCCGCACGGCGGGCATGATCTCGTGGAACGGCATCACCACGATCTCCCCGACGCCCTCCGGCAGCGTGTCCGCGGCCCACAGCCGGAACAGCAGGTACGCCGTGGAGCGCTCGCTCGGCACCGCCACCGTGCGCCCGGTGAGGTCGGCGTCCGCCTCCCGCGTCAGCACCAGCGGCCCGCAGCCCCGGCCCAGCGCACCGCCGCAGGGCAGCAGTGCGTATTCGTCGAGGACGTAGGGCAGGACGGCGTACGACACCTTCAGCGCGTCGAACTCGCCGCGCTCGGCCATGCCGTTGGTGATGTCGATGTCCGCGAAGGTCACGTCCAGCGCGGGGGCGCCGGGTACGCGGCCGTGGGCGAGGGCGTCGAAGACGAAGGTGTCGTTCGGGCAGGGCGAGTACGCGATCTGCAGGGGCTCAGTCGTCATGCGTGTTCCAACTCTCCAAAGCGGGCGCGAGCTTCCCGAAGGCCCCGGTGAGTGCGGCGAGCGCGTCGCCGATGCGCCAGGCGGCGCGGTCGCGGGGGCCGACCGGGTTGGACACCGCGCGGATCTCCAGCACCGGCACACCGTGCGCGGCGGCCGCCTCAGCGACTCCGAAGCCCTCCATGCCCTCGGCCAGCGCGCCCGGATGACGCGCCCGCAGTCCGGCGGCGCGGGTGGCGGTCCCGGTCACGGTGGAGACGGTCAGCACGGTGCCGGGCCGGGCACCGGTGGCCTCGACGGCTCCTCGTACGAGTGATTCCGGCGGCAGATGGGTGACGGTGCCGAAGCCGAGGTCGGTGACCGGCAGGAAGCCGTCCGGCGTCTCGGCGCCCAGGTCCGCCACGGTGATCGCGTCGGCGACGACGAGCGAGCCGACGGGTGCCTCCGGCTGGAAACCGCCCCCGATCCCGGCCGAGACGACCAGGCCGTAGGGGGTGCCCGCAAGGGCGGCGGCGGTCAGCGCGGTGGCGGTGGAGGCGGCGGCGAGGGCGGGGCCCACACCTGCGGCCAGCAGGTCGAAGGCGCCGTCCGTCCGCAGCAGCGTCGCGCCGGGCAGCCGCACCTCCTCGGCCACACCAGGAAACGCCCGTGCCACCGCGTCCCGTTCGGCCGGGACGGCGGTGGCGACGAGGACGCGCGTGCGGGCGTTCACCGGACCGGGAGCCTCCGTCAGGAGGTCGCCTTCTTGAGCTTGTAGCTCCACAGGCCCTTGGCCGACGAACCGGTGCCCATCTGGATGGACAGCGTGTTGGTGTCGCCCTGGGTGCCGTACTGGGCGTTGAAGAACGCGCTGCCCGGGATCGTGCTGTACGTCTTCTTGCTGACGTCGGTGAACTGGCGGCCGTTGACCAGCAGCACCCAGCCCGCGTCCGCGATCTTCGGGTCGACGCCGACGCGGACCGTGTCGCCGTCCGGGTCCACCGAGATCGTCTTCTCGTCGCCGGCCTTCTTCGCGCACTCCGCGAGCGACTTGGCGGTCAGCGTCTTGTCGCCGTTGTAGCAGAGCGCCTCGGACGTGACCGAGCTGTCCCCGACGGTGACCGTGGAGACGGGCGTCGGCTTGTCACAGGCCGAAAGGGCGAGCAGTCCGGCAGAAACGGCACCGGCGGCGGCGAGCGCCCGGCGGCGTCGCGGGGCGGATTGCAGCGAGGTCATGGCCGAAGGCTATCGGGCCCCCCGCTCCGCGTGGCCATGCGGGGTACAGCATGCCCGCTTCGTGACACCGGGCGGGCCCGCCGGGTGGCCGACGAGCCGGCCGGGCGCTCCGCCGGAGGGGACGGCCCCAGGCCGTGCGGCCCGCCGCCGGCGCCGGCCCGGGCGGCTGCCGGACCAGGCCGTACCGGGGCCGAGCGGCCGTCACACCCCGCCG is from Streptomyces seoulensis and encodes:
- a CDS encoding HelD family protein, with the translated sequence MSATAPDPLDDPRAPLTRERTHLAESRSALRAMREDVEALDIKDVTANWVNATILARQIDDRIKALADLSDTPLFFGRLDYLHAPGADQAEGAEGERFYIGRRHVHDADGDPMVIDWRAPVSQPFYRASRKDPMDVGLRRRFGYTGGELTAYEDEHLSDPAEAVATSKLLQQEIERPRVGPMRDIVATIQPEQDEIVRSGLGGTVCVQGGPGTGKTAVGLHRVAYLLYAHRERLARTGTLVIGPNRSFLHYIEQVLPALGELSVRQATVDDLVAHVEVRGTDEAGAAVLKGDARMAEVLRRALYAQVTMPTEPVVVVRGSRRWRVPAYELEEIVRELLKREIRYGAAREALPQRIAHAVLVQMERSGEAPDDRVQDAVARNSAVKAAVKVVWPPADPAKLVLRLLSDEEFLAEHAAGILDEDEQKAVLWDKPARSVKSAKWSVADAVLVDEAADLIQRTHSLGHVVLDEAQDLSPMQYRAVGRRCTTGSATVLGDLAQGTTPWATRSWDEALAHLGKGDGVIEELTAGFRVPTDVITYASRLLPHIAPGLTPVASVRENPGFFEVRAIDGDTEVVAACEELLRHEGSTGLIAADARVPALADALTAAGIGFLAPGEETTEQTRLTLVPASLAKGLEYDYVVLDEPRAVVDGEPDERTGLRRLYVTLTRAVSGLIVAHTGPLPAQLTA
- a CDS encoding DNA repair helicase XPB, which encodes MNGPLIVQSDKTLLLEVDHERADECRRAIAPFAELERAPEHIHTYRLTPLGLWNARAAGHDAEQVVDALVQYSRYPVPHALLVDIAETMDRYGRLTLSKHPAHGLVLTTTDRPVLEEILRSKRVAPLVGNRIDPDTVAVHPSERGQIKQTLLKLGWPAEDLAGYVDGEAHPIDLREDGWALRPYQKQAVENFWHGGSGVVVLPCGAGKTLVGAGAMAQAGSTTLILVTNTVSARQWKHELVKRTSLTEDEIGEYSGTKKEIRPVTIATYQVLTTRRKGVYPHLELFDSRDWGLIVYDEVHLLPAPVFKFTADLQARRRLGLTATLVREDGRESDVFSLIGPKRFDAPWKEIEAQGYIAPADCVEVRVNLTDSERLAYATAESEDKYRFCATTATKRKVTEAIVRRFAGQQILVIGQYIDQLDELGEHLNAPVIKGETSNAQREKLFDAFREGEISVLVVSKVANFSIDLPEATVAIQVSGTFGSRQEEAQRLGRVLRPKSDGHRAHFYSVVARDTIDQDFAAHRQRFLAEQGYAYRIVDADEILAEGTKEG
- a CDS encoding helicase C-terminal domain-containing protein, with the translated sequence MSPEASSAPRSLAEALRTRDDASLGALLRDRPDLIAPVPTDLTQLATRAGTRASVLRALEHLDRFALQTAQALAIAPDPATYDALHELLAGDDGDPAVTAALPATVAALRRQALIWGDDDRLHLVRTARELLAPSPQHPSPTGLGPTVREATSGMSPGRVQQIVNTAGLPSTHDPVSAVAALTGLFTDRKRMAALLAGAPEAAREVLTRLMWGPPYGQVTADPAAHLRWLLDRGLLLPTAPGTVVLPREVALHLRGGRAHRVPEPVPPAVEPSVAHGRRIVDSTAAGQAYTALATIEELLKHWDQGGPAVLRAGGLSVRDLKRAAVALDAPEPLAAFWVELAYAAGLLASDGAADERYAPTPAYDTWMERPVAERWGRLASAWLAATRTAGLVGGRDAKDRALSALGPGLDRSAAPEVRHRVLTLLAGLPVGVAPAPDAVLTRLTWERPLRAPQRDGTEDLRIRLARWTLSEAELLGVTGRGALSSHGRALLGMAAAEDADPGHGTPHPGGGPATHAVVDGHAPTAGGESDAPAADHPAHTGPLTPTGQATATAVGLLAPLLPEPLDHVLLQADLTAVAPGPLLRPLAETLGVLADVESKGGATVYRFTPASVRRALDAGQTAADLHAFLAQHSRTPVPQPLAYLIDDVARRHGHLRVGVASAYVRCDDDAVLNEIIADKRAAALRLRRLAPTVLAAPCDPATLLEGLRALGYAPAAESSQGDVLITRADAHRTPPRTAPEPVPEGPPSPDGVLLTAAVRAIRAGDLAATTPRKTTGPEVTGGELPRTSPADTLATMQAAVMTGEAVWIGYVNADGAASQRVVAPIRVEGGFVTAYDHTADEVRTYPLHRITGVAELADD
- a CDS encoding HAD family hydrolase, with translation MPALPATPAPTVGFDLDMTLIDSRPGIRACYLALSERTGVYVDADLVVTRLGPPLAEELVNWFPAEDVPAVADLYRAMYPEYAIAPTPALAGAREAVAAVRAAGGRTMVVTAKYEPNAKLHLAHLGMEPDVVVGDLWAEDKARALREHGAHIYVGDHTGDVRGARAAEALSVAVATGPCGPDELREAGADVVLPDLTSFPAWLDTYVTSA
- a CDS encoding cold-shock protein, with the translated sequence MPTGKVKWFNSEKGFGFLSRDDGGDVFVHSSVLPAGVEALKPGQRVEFGVVAGQRGDQALSVTVLDPTPSVAAAQRKKPDELASIVQDLTTLLENITPMLEKGRYPERTSGKKIAGLLRAVADQLDV